In Paenibacillus sp. FSL R7-0345, a single window of DNA contains:
- a CDS encoding glycoside hydrolase family 32 protein, with amino-acid sequence MSAITEQNYRGAYHFSPQKNWMNDPNGLVYFEGEYHLFFQHHPDGMSMGEMHWGHAVSRDLINWEELPVALVPDELGMIFSGSAVVDWKNTTGFFGDKPGLVAIFTHHLNMPEGQPAVQYQSIAYSKDNGRTWIKYAGNPVLTHDSFIDFRDPKVFWDHDASRWVMIVACGQTVCLYHSPDLIHWTFASEFGAGIGSHDGVWECPDLFPLPVDGDKDNVKWVMLVSIGADPAFEEGSRTQYFTGSFDGAVFMPDEASQRIRWVDYGRDNYAGVSWSDLPEEDGRRLFIGWMSNWMYAPQTPTEGFRGAMTIPRELSLETRNGEAALIQKPAKELEAARTPVLSLKNASVQEINAACAGLELDAYLIEAKLPRGTSAGFRLKAGAGEHTVAGINAQTEEVYVDRSASGKTDFHSLFAGVHAAKLAAPAEVYDLTIYVDRSSVEVFAGGGQAVITELIFPGPASAGLAAFAEQEEQVFLSLELYELASSAAAGGRK; translated from the coding sequence ATGTCAGCAATCACAGAGCAAAACTACCGGGGTGCCTATCACTTTTCACCCCAGAAGAATTGGATGAACGATCCGAACGGGCTTGTATATTTCGAAGGGGAGTACCACTTGTTCTTCCAGCATCACCCGGACGGTATGAGTATGGGGGAGATGCACTGGGGCCATGCCGTCAGCAGGGACCTGATCAACTGGGAAGAGCTGCCGGTTGCGCTGGTGCCGGATGAACTGGGCATGATTTTTTCGGGAAGCGCCGTTGTGGACTGGAAAAATACGACGGGCTTTTTCGGGGATAAGCCGGGGCTCGTAGCGATCTTTACCCATCACCTGAACATGCCGGAGGGACAGCCCGCCGTTCAGTATCAAAGCATTGCGTACAGCAAGGATAACGGCAGAACCTGGATCAAATATGCCGGAAATCCGGTGCTGACCCACGACAGCTTCATCGATTTCCGTGATCCCAAGGTCTTCTGGGATCATGATGCCAGCCGCTGGGTGATGATCGTGGCCTGCGGCCAGACGGTGTGCTTGTACCACTCGCCTGATCTGATTCACTGGACCTTCGCCAGCGAATTCGGTGCCGGGATCGGCTCGCATGATGGAGTATGGGAGTGCCCGGATCTCTTCCCGCTGCCGGTTGATGGAGACAAGGATAACGTTAAATGGGTGATGCTTGTGAGCATTGGTGCTGATCCGGCCTTTGAGGAAGGCTCCAGAACGCAGTATTTCACAGGCAGCTTCGACGGGGCCGTATTCATGCCTGACGAAGCCTCGCAGCGCATCCGCTGGGTGGATTACGGCAGGGATAATTATGCCGGGGTGAGCTGGTCCGATCTTCCTGAAGAAGACGGAAGACGCCTGTTTATCGGCTGGATGAGCAACTGGATGTATGCTCCGCAGACACCGACGGAAGGCTTCCGCGGCGCAATGACGATTCCCCGTGAGCTTTCACTGGAAACAAGAAACGGGGAAGCAGCGCTCATCCAGAAGCCTGCCAAAGAGCTGGAAGCAGCACGTACCCCGGTCCTGTCCCTTAAGAATGCTTCGGTGCAAGAAATTAATGCGGCCTGCGCCGGGCTTGAACTGGACGCCTACCTCATAGAGGCGAAGCTTCCGCGCGGTACGTCTGCCGGCTTCCGTTTAAAAGCAGGTGCGGGGGAGCATACCGTTGCCGGGATTAATGCGCAGACGGAAGAAGTGTACGTGGACCGCAGTGCTTCCGGGAAGACTGATTTCCACAGTCTGTTCGCGGGGGTTCATGCTGCGAAGCTTGCGGCACCGGCTGAAGTCTATGATTTGACTATTTATGTAGACCGTTCCTCGGTGGAGGTATTCGCGGGCGGCGGTCAAGCGGTTATTACGGAACTTATTTTCCCGGGGCCTGCCTCCGCCGGTCTGGCTGCCTTTGCAGAACAGGAAGAGCAGGTATTCCTGTCGCTGGAGCTTTATGAGCTGGCCTCATCTGCCGCAGCCGGCGGCAGGAAGTAA
- a CDS encoding ROK family protein — MRIGAIEAGGTKFICGIGDEHGRIEDQISFPTGHPDQTIPQVIDYFRDKGAEAIGIGSFGPIDIRLNSPTYGYITTTPKPGWANYDLLGTLKHAFPVPLGWDTDVNAAAYGEVKWGAAQGLSSCLYITVGTGIGVGVYAGGQLVHGLVHPEGGHVPTRRHPEDHYSGRCPYHGDCLEGMAAGPAIEARWGAKGHELPAGHKAWEIEAFYIAESVTQAVLLLSPEKIILGGGVMQQSQLFPLVREAVSRNLNGYVSADAILTQMDEYIVAPGLGQQAGLCGALALGLAAMDKNLK; from the coding sequence ATGCGTATAGGAGCTATAGAAGCAGGCGGAACCAAATTTATCTGCGGCATCGGGGATGAGCACGGACGGATTGAGGATCAGATCAGCTTCCCGACCGGCCATCCGGATCAGACGATACCTCAAGTAATTGATTATTTCCGGGACAAAGGGGCAGAAGCCATCGGGATCGGATCGTTTGGACCGATTGATATCCGCCTGAATAGCCCGACCTATGGTTACATCACGACCACGCCCAAGCCGGGCTGGGCCAATTATGATCTGCTCGGGACCTTGAAGCATGCTTTTCCGGTTCCGCTGGGCTGGGATACCGATGTTAATGCTGCAGCCTATGGCGAGGTGAAATGGGGGGCGGCCCAGGGGCTGTCCAGCTGCCTGTACATTACCGTGGGGACGGGGATCGGTGTCGGTGTCTATGCCGGGGGGCAGCTGGTTCATGGTCTTGTGCATCCTGAGGGCGGGCATGTTCCGACGAGACGGCATCCGGAGGATCATTATTCCGGAAGATGCCCCTATCACGGGGACTGCCTCGAGGGAATGGCCGCAGGGCCAGCTATTGAAGCCAGATGGGGGGCAAAGGGGCATGAGCTTCCTGCCGGGCACAAGGCATGGGAGATTGAAGCCTTCTACATTGCCGAGTCCGTAACCCAGGCTGTCCTGCTGCTCTCCCCGGAGAAAATCATACTCGGCGGCGGCGTTATGCAGCAGTCCCAGCTGTTCCCGCTGGTCCGGGAGGCCGTGAGCCGGAATCTTAACGGATATGTCAGTGCGGATGCTATTCTCACGCAAATGGATGAGTATATTGTGGCTCCGGGTCTCGGACAGCAGGCCGGATTATGCGGTGCGCTGGCCCTGGGTCTTGCAGCAATGGACAAAAACCTGAAGTAG